Proteins encoded together in one Bos javanicus breed banteng chromosome 6, ARS-OSU_banteng_1.0, whole genome shotgun sequence window:
- the LOC133249182 gene encoding small ubiquitin-related modifier 1-like: MTGQEAKTSTEDLGGKEGNSKSCQDSSDIDFKGKMTTHLKKLKESFYQRQDIPMNSLRLLFEGQRIADNHAPKGLGIKEGMIEVYQEHTGGHSTV; encoded by the exons ATGACTGGCCAGGAGGCAAAAACTTCAACGGAAGACTTAGGGGGG aaggaaggaaactcAAAGTCATGTCAGGATAGCAGTGACATTGACTTCAAAGGGAAAATGACGACACATCTCAAGAAACTCAAAGAATCATTCTACCAAAGACAGGACATTCCCATGAATTCACTCAGGCTTCTCTTTGAGGGTCAGAGAATTGCTGATAATCACGCTCCGAAAGGACTGGGAATCAAGGAAGGTATGATTGAAGTTTATCAGGAGCACACAGGGGGTCATTCAACCGTTtag